In Calonectris borealis chromosome 22, bCalBor7.hap1.2, whole genome shotgun sequence, one genomic interval encodes:
- the ODAD4 gene encoding outer dynein arm-docking complex subunit 4: MAAAADAAPAGTFPSFMAEGTLLCRRGEYGKALACFNNALKLRAGDKHCLVARSKCYLKLGDTENSLKDAEASLQNDKTFSKGLYQKAETLYTMGDFEFALVFYHRGYRLRPELQKFRLGIEKSQEAIVNCIGSPSSVKLENKEDLCFISRQAENKKANQKLQIKLTKDQKRTRKQEPVRNPKTERQLLGELYADKAYLEKLLRDEDLMESSTKQGIKVADLVLSGISYLDTRSEFWQQQKPIYARVRERKLRQQRWIRDKKRKPAEVGKYIVKSMEDIDMLLTGDSPEESCKKAERVLKTIQGWSADEVPNKNELIGNLHSCIGNAQLEMGQMEAALQSHKMDLEFARQNNLPDAVSRALDNIGRVYARICKFQQAIDTWEEKIPMAKSSLEKTWLFHEIGRCYLELNKAEAAQNYGEKSLQSADEEGDVEWQLHATVLAAQAQVKLKDYRSAIMNFEKALEKAKLIHNEAAQKAIIIALDDVSKSFIEELNERREETTVYSLKDYDFSNESIKDDNLEDRGESEQSTENHDDEKQEEDAKTHREEHGGNKEGGKEEEKESGGEKGRGREQE; encoded by the exons ATGGCTGCGGCGGCGGACGCCGCGCCGGCCGGCACCTTCCCCAGCTTCATGGCCGAGGGGACGCTGCTGTGCCGGCGGGGCGAGTACGGCAAGGCCCTGGCCTGCTTCAACAAC GCACTGAAGCTGCGAGCAGGAGACAAGCACTGTCTAGTTGCCCGCTCAAAATGTTACCTGAAACTTGGAGACACAGAAAATTCCCTGAAAGATGCCGAAGCTTCTCTCCAAAATGACAAAACATTCTCCAAG GGACTTTACCAAAAAGCTGAGACATTATATACCATGGGTGATTTTGAATTTGCGTTAGTGTTTTATCATCGAGGCTACAGACTACGTCCAGAACTACAGAAGTTCAGGCTGGGTATCGAGAAATCCCAGGAGGCAATTGTCAACTGCATTGGAA GTCCATCCTCAGTTAAACTGGAGAACAAAGAGGATCTGTGCTTTAtaagcaggcaggcagag aacaaaaaagcaaatcagAAACTCCAAATCAAACTGACTAAGGATCAAAAACGGACAAGGAAACAGGAGCCTGTGAGGAATCCAAAAACAGAGCGACAGCTTCTTGGAGAGCTTTATGCTGACAAGGCCTACCTAGAAAAGTTGCTCAGGGATGAAG ATTTGATGGAGAGCAGCACAAAGCAGGGGATCAAAGTAGCAGACCTGGTTTTGAGTGGCATTTCCTACCTGGACACACGCAGTGAAttctggcagcagcagaagcctATTTATGCCCGTGTGAGAGAGCGCAAGCTCAGGCAGCAAAGGTGGATCCGGGACAAGAAACGAAAACCAGCTGAGGTTGGCAAATACATTGTGAAGAGCATGGAGGACATTGATATGT TGCTGACTGGCGACTCCCCTGAAGAAAGCTGCAAGAAAGCTGAGCGCGTGCTAAAAACAATACAAGGGTGGTCAGCTGATGAAGTTCCCAACAAGAATGAACTGATTGGAAACCTCCACAGCTGCATTGGGAATGCTCAGTTAGAGATGGGCCAGATGGAGGCAGCTCTGCAAAGCCATAAAATGGATCTGGAATTTGCCAGGCAGAA CAACCTGCCAGATGCTGTATCCAGAGCCCTTGATAACATTGGCAGAGTTTATGCCAGAATCTGCAAATTCCAGCAAGCTATTGACAC TTGGGAGGAGAAGATTCCAATGGCAAaatccagcctggagaagacctGGCTGTTCCATGAAATTGGCCGATGTTACCTGGAGCTGAATAAAGCTGAAGCAGCCCAAAATTACGGAGAGAAGTCCCTGCAGTCAGCAGATGAAGAGGGAGATGTTGAGTGGCAACTCCACGCTACTGTACTAGCGGCACAAGCACAAG taaaattaaagGATTACCGGTCTGCAATCATGAACTTTGAAAAAGCACTTGAGAAGGCAAAGCTTATTCACAATGAAGCTGCTCAAAAGGCCATCATTATT GCCTTAGATGATGTGAGCAAAAGCTTCATCGAAGAGCTGAAcgaaagaagagaagaaacgaCAGTTTACTCTCTTAAAG aTTATGATTTCAGCAATGAAAGCATAAAAGACGACAACTTGGAGGACAGAGGGGAAAGCGAACAAAGCACAGAGAATCACGACGATGAAAAGCAAGAAGAAGATGCCAAGACCCACAGAGAAGAACACGGCGGCAACaaagaagggggaaaggaagaagagaaggagagcggaggggagaagggaaggggcagggagcaggaataG
- the CNP gene encoding 2',3'-cyclic-nucleotide 3'-phosphodiesterase isoform X1, translated as MNRGFSKKSHTFLPKIFRKMSTQSAKERPESLQFPFLDDEDTISTVKESKTFFILRGLPGSGKSTLAQAIQDRYKDACKVISVDSYKITPLIRSTIPEEYSKVDEDLVDYCKRDISVIVLDDTHHERERLDQLFDIADKYRYKVIFAEPKTQWRMDCLQLKEKNQWKLPVEELKKMKPSLEKEFLPMYFGWFLSKRSSEILRKAGQAFLDELGSLKAFKKESKYFASAIEDPKIKIDLTSYFVKRPPGVLHCTTKYTEFGKAAGAEEYAQQEAVKASYGKGFTLSISALFITTKTVGARVELSEQQLLLWPGDADKILPTDSLPKGSRAHVTLGCANGVEAVQTGLDLLEFVKLEKAGNKGDEVGEIGGGKLLSFDNGMWMLVLSKKIDVKAIFSGYYGKGKLVPTQSTNKRGSAFSSCTII; from the exons ATG AACAGAGGCTTCTCAAAGAAGAGTCACACATTCCTGcctaaaatatttagaaaaatgtctACTCAATCAGCGAAAGAAAGACCTGAAAGCTTGCAGTTCCCCTTCCTTGACGATGAAGATACCATCTCCACAGTCAAAGAATctaaaaccttttttattttaagaggccTGCCTGGCAGTGGGAAGTCCACTCTTGCCCAGGCTATTCAAGATAGGTATAAAGATGCCTGCAAGGTCATCTCTGTTGATAGCTACAAAATTACACCTTTAATAAGAAGCACCATTCCTGAAGAGTATTCAAAGGTGGATGAGGATCTAGTTGACTATTGCAAACGAGATATCAGCGTTATCGTTTTGGATGACACTCACCACGAGAGGGAACGACTGGACCAACTCTTTGATATTGCTGACAAATACCGGTACAAAGTCATCTTTGCTGAGCCCAAAACCCAGTGGCGAATGGATTGCTtgcagctgaaggaaaagaaTCAATGGAAACTGCCAGTGGAAGAGCTGAAGAAGATGAAGCCGAGTTTGGAGAAGGAATTCCTACCCATGTATTTTGGGTGGTTTTTGAGCAAAAGAAGTTCAGAGATCCTGAGGAAGGCTGGCCAGGCCTTCTTAGATGAGCTTGGAAGTCTCAAAGCCTTCAAAAAGGAGAGTAAATACT TTGCTTCCGCTATTGAAGatcccaaaataaaaatagatctCACCAGCTACTTTGTGAAGAGGCCGCCCGGGGTCTTACACTGCACCACAAAATACACCGAGTTTGGAAAAGCAGCCGGAGCTGAGGAATACGCACAGCAAGAA gctGTGAAGGCTTCCTACGGCAAAGGCTTCACCTTGTCCATTTCTGCTCTGTTCATCACAACAAAAACTGTTGGTGCTCGCGTAGAGCTGagcgaacagcagctgctgctgtggcctGGAGATGCCGATAAGATCCTGCCCACCGACAGCCTCCCGAAAGGCAGCCGGGCTCACGTCACCCTCGGCTGTGCCAACGGCGTCGAGGCGGTCCAGACTGGGCTCGATCTGCTGGAGTTTGTGAAACTGGAAAAGGCAGGGAACAAAGGGGATGAAGTGGGGGAAATTGGAGGAGGGAAACTGCTGTCTTTTGATAATGGTATGTGGATGCTCGTCCTTTCTAAAAAGATCGATGTGAAGGCGATATTCTCAGGTTACTATGGAAAAGGAAAACTTGTGCCAACGCAGAGCACCAACAAACGGGGCTCTGCTTTTAGTTCCTGCACCATCATCTAG
- the CNP gene encoding 2',3'-cyclic-nucleotide 3'-phosphodiesterase isoform X2 — MSTQSAKERPESLQFPFLDDEDTISTVKESKTFFILRGLPGSGKSTLAQAIQDRYKDACKVISVDSYKITPLIRSTIPEEYSKVDEDLVDYCKRDISVIVLDDTHHERERLDQLFDIADKYRYKVIFAEPKTQWRMDCLQLKEKNQWKLPVEELKKMKPSLEKEFLPMYFGWFLSKRSSEILRKAGQAFLDELGSLKAFKKESKYFASAIEDPKIKIDLTSYFVKRPPGVLHCTTKYTEFGKAAGAEEYAQQEAVKASYGKGFTLSISALFITTKTVGARVELSEQQLLLWPGDADKILPTDSLPKGSRAHVTLGCANGVEAVQTGLDLLEFVKLEKAGNKGDEVGEIGGGKLLSFDNGMWMLVLSKKIDVKAIFSGYYGKGKLVPTQSTNKRGSAFSSCTII; from the exons atgtctACTCAATCAGCGAAAGAAAGACCTGAAAGCTTGCAGTTCCCCTTCCTTGACGATGAAGATACCATCTCCACAGTCAAAGAATctaaaaccttttttattttaagaggccTGCCTGGCAGTGGGAAGTCCACTCTTGCCCAGGCTATTCAAGATAGGTATAAAGATGCCTGCAAGGTCATCTCTGTTGATAGCTACAAAATTACACCTTTAATAAGAAGCACCATTCCTGAAGAGTATTCAAAGGTGGATGAGGATCTAGTTGACTATTGCAAACGAGATATCAGCGTTATCGTTTTGGATGACACTCACCACGAGAGGGAACGACTGGACCAACTCTTTGATATTGCTGACAAATACCGGTACAAAGTCATCTTTGCTGAGCCCAAAACCCAGTGGCGAATGGATTGCTtgcagctgaaggaaaagaaTCAATGGAAACTGCCAGTGGAAGAGCTGAAGAAGATGAAGCCGAGTTTGGAGAAGGAATTCCTACCCATGTATTTTGGGTGGTTTTTGAGCAAAAGAAGTTCAGAGATCCTGAGGAAGGCTGGCCAGGCCTTCTTAGATGAGCTTGGAAGTCTCAAAGCCTTCAAAAAGGAGAGTAAATACT TTGCTTCCGCTATTGAAGatcccaaaataaaaatagatctCACCAGCTACTTTGTGAAGAGGCCGCCCGGGGTCTTACACTGCACCACAAAATACACCGAGTTTGGAAAAGCAGCCGGAGCTGAGGAATACGCACAGCAAGAA gctGTGAAGGCTTCCTACGGCAAAGGCTTCACCTTGTCCATTTCTGCTCTGTTCATCACAACAAAAACTGTTGGTGCTCGCGTAGAGCTGagcgaacagcagctgctgctgtggcctGGAGATGCCGATAAGATCCTGCCCACCGACAGCCTCCCGAAAGGCAGCCGGGCTCACGTCACCCTCGGCTGTGCCAACGGCGTCGAGGCGGTCCAGACTGGGCTCGATCTGCTGGAGTTTGTGAAACTGGAAAAGGCAGGGAACAAAGGGGATGAAGTGGGGGAAATTGGAGGAGGGAAACTGCTGTCTTTTGATAATGGTATGTGGATGCTCGTCCTTTCTAAAAAGATCGATGTGAAGGCGATATTCTCAGGTTACTATGGAAAAGGAAAACTTGTGCCAACGCAGAGCACCAACAAACGGGGCTCTGCTTTTAGTTCCTGCACCATCATCTAG